In the genome of Pseudanabaena mucicola str. Chao 1806, the window AACTTGAATAGGGCTTACTGCTTGGAATAGTTTAGCGAAGATCGCCACATTCAAGCTGTAGCAAGTAATGCTTGTAAAAATTTTCATAAAAAAGCCTCACAAAGCGAGGTCTTCTAGACATAATTCAATATAAAACAAGAAAACTGTAGCGCATGCTTCGCGTGCGCTACAGTTTTTTTGTTTTTAATTATGCCTAGCTACTTACTTATTTCTCAGTACAGGCTGAACCAACCAAACCACGGCATTGTTCACGGATTTCTACCAACAGACTGGGATTCAACTGCTTAGCTTTACTCAGGGCTAGTTCAAATTGCTTTTTCGCCTCAGGAATATTGCTACCTTGCATCCATAGGATCTGTCCTTTCAGATAATTGAGTTCTGGGTTATTCGGCGCAGAAGCAAGGGCTTTATTCACAGCATCTAGGGCAAGATCGGGCATACGTGCATCGCGATAGGCTAGAGCAATACCACGCCATTTCAGATAGTCAGGAGCTGCGTATTGCTTCAGGCTCGATAAGGCAGATTCAAGGTCTGATAGGGGCAACACCGAAGCAATTAGCATATCAATGTAGCCCTTTATCAAGTTCAGTTCAGGATCATTTGCATCAATATCCTGTGCTTTTTTGATGTTGTCAAATACGCTCTGGACAAGGGGCAAAGCCTTAGGTGCGCTAGCTACGCCTTCGGTTTTGACGATATATCCTGCTTCGATCAAGTCACTGGCTGCCAAGTAGATATGGGCTCTGAGGTCATCTTTGCCTCTCAATGCTTCGGCATTGCGACGCACCCGTTTACCAGCTACTTGCATTCCTAAAAAGTCTTCTTTGGCGTAAAAGGTGGCGGATCTTAGCGCAAATACAAGCGGCTCATCAGCTTCAGTACCTAAAGCTTTGTCTAACTGTCTCACTGCTTCTACATAGTTGCCGTCTTTGAACATTAATTCAAAGGCT includes:
- a CDS encoding Sll0314/Alr1548 family TPR repeat-containing protein: MKCPLKPIPAPKLVPIFASILAALVSATTAMPSFAADPFRTSNARAIGSETQKAFELMFKDGNYVEAVRQLDKALGTEADEPLVFALRSATFYAKEDFLGMQVAGKRVRRNAEALRGKDDLRAHIYLAASDLIEAGYIVKTEGVASAPKALPLVQSVFDNIKKAQDIDANDPELNLIKGYIDMLIASVLPLSDLESALSSLKQYAAPDYLKWRGIALAYRDARMPDLALDAVNKALASAPNNPELNYLKGQILWMQGSNIPEAKKQFELALSKAKQLNPSLLVEIREQCRGLVGSACTEK